GCATATCGTTTTCGATAAGACAGGCACGCTGACGGGTAAGTCGAGCACCACCGTGTCGTGGCACGGGCGGGAGCTGACGCACGCGGAAGTAAGCGCCGTAGCGGCGTTGACGGCCCACTCGCAGCACCCGGCGAGCCGGCAGGTCCGCGAGTTTGTGGGTAAGCCGGTGGTGCATACCATCGACCGGTTCAGCGAGCAGCCGGGGCAGGGCTTGCAGGGCTGGGTGCACCAGATGCACGTGCAACTGGGCAGCGCGGCGTACACCGGCGCGCGGGAGGCCGCGCAGCCGGGCGCGAGCGTGGTGCATGTGAACATCAATGGCGACCATGCCGGGTATTACCTCCTGGAACACGCTTACCGGAAAGGAATTCCGGAAATGCTGGGTGAATTGCAGCAGCATTTCGGGCTGACGCTGCTTTCCGGCGACCAGCCTGGAGAAGCGGGGAATTTACGGCGGATGATGGGCGACAAAGCGACGTTGCTTTTCCAGCAGCAGGCGCACGACAAGCTCGACCGGATCGTACAATTGCAGGAAAAAGGGGAAAAGGTGCTGATGATCGGCGACGGGCTCAACGACGCCGGCGCCCTTCGCCAGAGCGATGCCGGGATCAGCCTTACAGAGGACTCCAACAACTTCACCCCTGCCAGCGACGGCATCCTGGAAGCATCTCAGCTGCACCGGCTACCGGCGTTCATCCGGATGAGCCGGATCAATAAACGCATCATTCTCATTGCTTTCGTGTATTCGATCGTGTATAACCTGACGGGGTTGTTCTTCGCCGTGCAGGGCATTTTAAGCCCGCTGACGGCCGCTATCCTCATGCCATCCAGTTCCATCAGCATTATCCTGCTGACCTGGGGGATGAGCGAATATGCGGGAAGGAAGCAACTCCGTTGATGAGCATCATCGGGCGGTTTGATCCGGGTCATCTGTACGCGGGCGCCGCCTCGATACTTTTACACCACAATTACAAACCACCGGATCATGAGTGTTATCATCATTCTTTTATGCGTCAGTCTTGCCGTGGCCATCTTTTTCCTGGCGGCATTTATCTGGTCTGTCAAAGACGGCCAGTATGACGATGATTATTCCCCTGCGCACCGCATGCTTTTCGACGACAAAACCAGTAAAGAATAAACCTCCGTTAATATGTCTCTTGAACAATTTTCGTACGACAACCGCACCGTCAAATGGTTTGCCTATGCCGCCATTTTCTGGGGCCTCATTGGTATGCTGGCGGGCCTCTGGGCCGCGCTGGAGCTGGTGGTCCCCGGCGCCAACCTGGGTTTTGCGCCCATCACTTTCGGACGCCTCCGGCCGGTGCACACCAATGCGGTGATTTTCGCATTTGTGGGCAACGGTATTTTCATGGGGGTGTACTACTCGCTGCAGCGCCTTTGCAAGGCGCGCATGTGGAGCGACCTGCTGAGCAAAATCCACTTCTGGGGATGGCAGGCCATCATCCTGGGGGGCGCGCTGACGCTCTTCCTCGGGTACACTACCGGTAAGGAATACGCCGAACTGGAATGGCCTTTCGATATCGCCATAACCATTATCTGGGTGGTATTTGGCGCCAACATGCTCGGCACGATCCTCAAGCGCCGTGTGAGCCATCTGTACGTTGCCATCTGGTTCTACATCGGTACCTGGGTGGCCATCGCCATGTTGCATATCGTGAACTCCTTCGAGATGCCGCTGTCGCTTTTCAAGAGCTATTCGTGGTACGCCGGCGTGCAGGACGCCCTGGTGCAATGGTGGTATGGGCACAACGCCGTGGCGTTCTTCCTCACCACGCCCTACCTCGGGCTGATGTATTACTTCGTACCCAAAGCCGCCAACCGCCCGGTTTATTCCTACCGCTGGTCGATCATCCATTTCTGGGCGCTGATCTTTATCTACATCTGGGCCGGCCCGCACCACTTATTATATACCGCGCTGCCTGAATGGGCGCAATCCCTCGGCACCGTATTCTCCATCATGCTGATCGCTCCCTCCTGGGGCGGTATGCTCAACGGCCTCCTCACCCTCCGCGGCGCATGGGACCGCGTGCGGGAAGACGCCGTGCTGAAATTCTTCGTGGTAGCGCTCACCGCTTACGGCATGGCCACTTTCGAAGGACCGATGCTGTCATTGAAAAATGTGAACGCCATCAGCCACTACACCGACTGGACCATCGCGCACGTACACGTGGGCGCCCTCGGCTGGAACGGCTTCCTGACCTTCGGCATCCTGTACTGGATGATCCCGCGGCTGTTCAACACGCAAATATTCTCCCGCAAATGGGCCAACGCCCACTTCTGGATCGGCACCCTGGGTATCATCTTCTACGCCATTCCCCTGTACTGGGCTGCGTTTACGCAGAGCATGATGTGGAAACAGTTTACGGAAGACGGCACCCTGAAATACCAGTTCATCGAAACCGTGAACGTCATCGTTCCCATGTACGCCCTGCGGGCAGTGGGCGGATTGCTCTACATTTCCGGTGTTGTGCTCATGATCGTGAACATCTGGAAAACCGTGCGCCGTGGTACTTTCGTAGCCAACGAGCCCGCTGAAGCCGCGCCCCTCGTGAAAACCGCCGCTGTAGAAAACCATGGCAAAAGCAAAGGCCACTGGCACAACTGGATCGAGAAACGCCCTGTGCAAATGGTGGTGTTCAGCCTGATCGTGGTTGGCATTGGCGGCGCCCTCGAAATGGTGCCCACCTTCCTGGTACGCAGCAACATCCCCACCATCAGCAGCGTGAAACCTTATACACCGCTGGAACTCCATGGCCGCGACATTTACATCCGCGAAGGCTGTTACACCTGCCACTCCCAGATGGTACGCCCCTTCCGCGACGAAGTAGCCCGCTACGGCGAGTATTCCAAAGCCGGCGAGTTCATCTACGACCACCCGTTCCAGTGGGGCTCCAAACGCACCGGGCCCGATTTGGCAAGGCTGGGCGGCAAGTACCCCGACAGCTGGCACTACAATCACATGCTGGACCCCGTGTCCATGTCCCCCGGATCGATCATGCCCGCTTATCCCTGGTTGTTCGACAACCGGATCGATAAAGGAAAAACGCCGGCGATGATCAACGTGATGCGCAAGATCGGCGTGCCTTACGCAGAAGGGTACGAACAACAGTCTAAAGCAGACCTGGAGAAACAGGCGAAGGAAATCACGGCCAACCTGAAGAAGGACAAGCTGGAAATCCCGGCCGACCGCGAGATAGTGGCGCTGATCGCCTACCTGCAACGACTGGGTAAAGATATCAAAGCAACACCAACCGCTACTTCAAACTGATCGCCATGAAATTTATCAATTATCTCAAAAGCATACAGGACGTCAGCGTTTACCCGATGGCATCGCTGCTTATCTTCTCCATCTTCTTCCTCGCGGCCGCGTATTTCGCGTTCCGCAGCGATAAGAAGACGATGGACGCAATCAGCCACTACCCGATCGACAACGATGGAACCGAAAAACAGTAAGCCCATGAAACGCATTCTCACATTATTGTTCACGCTCGCCGCCCTGCAGGTATCCGCCGCCGGCGCACCGCCCGATCCTTACGGCGAGCTGTCTCACCCGGTGGCCATCCTGCTGATCGCCATTGCCTGCGGACTGCTGATCGCCATCGTCATCCTCGGGCATACCGTGATAGGGGCTATCGACATCTTCCGCGACCGCATGAAAAAACTCCCGCTGGTGCTGCTCCTGCTCGCTGCAGGCCATGGCGCCTTTGCACAGGAAGCGGAGCAAGTGGCGGAAAAAGTATCGCAACCGGTCGTGGCCGGGCTTACAGACAGCACTTTCTATATGCTGCTGACAGTGATCGGGCTGGAAATTCTCGTGCTGCTGTTCCTCCTGCAGGCCCTGCGCATCCTCACCGGGATTACCGCGGCGAAGAAGAAGAAAGTAAAAGCCGCGACGGAAGCGAAGCCCGGCAAGCCGCGCGTTACGCTTATGGAGCGCCTCAACCAGACCAAAAGCCTGGATGCCGCATCCGAAGAAGATGTGGACATGGGGCACGACTACGACGGCATCCGCGAGCTGAACAACCCCACGCCGCCGTGGTGGCGCTGGACGTTCTACATCAGTATCATCTTCGGTGTCGTGTATGTATGGCGGTTCCACATCTCCGAAACGGCGCCCCTGCAATTGCAGGAACTGGCCATCGAAGAAGAAAAAGCAGCCATCGCAAAAGCGGAATACATGAAAAACTCCGCCAACAATATCGATGAGAACAACGTGACGCTGCTGGCCGATGCGGCCGATATCGAAGCGGGGCATAAAATGTTCTCCACCAACTGCGCCGCCTGCCACGGGCCGGAAGGACAAGGCCTCGTTGGCCCCAACCTCACCGACAAGTTCTGGGTGCATGGCGGTAAGGTAGGTGAGATTTTCTCCACCATTAAATACGGTGTTCCGGAGAAAGGAATGAAATCCTGGAAAGAAGACTTTTCCCCCAAACAGATCGCGCAGCTGTGCGCTTATATCCACTCCATAAAAGGTACGACTCCCGCCAATCCCAAAGCACCGGAAGGTGTTGAGGTAGCGGAATAAAAAACAAGGAAACATGGAAGAACACGACGAGTTCAGGGACCATCTGGCCACCATCGACGAGAAAGGAAAACGCAAATGGATCTATGCCAAGAAACCATCCGGAAGGCTGTATACAGCCAGAACGGTCCTGAGTGTCTGCTATTTCCTGCTGTTCTTCAGCCTGCCGTTCGTTCAAATCGACGGCAGGCCCTTGTTTCTTTTCGACATTCCCAACGGCCGTTTCACGCTCTTCGGCGCCGTGTTCTGGCCGCAGGATTTCTTCATTTTCGGCCTGGCCATGCTGGCGTTCATCGTCTTCATCGTACTCTTTACCATGGCCTTCGGAAGGATTTTCTGCGGATGGATCTGCCCGCAGACGATCTTCATGGAAATGTTGTTCAGGAAGATAGAATACTGGATCGAAGGCGACGCAGCGCAGCAACGTATTCTCAACCGCGCGGAATGGAGTCCGGAAAAGATCGTGAAGAAGACCGGCAAACATGCGGCATTCTTCCTCCTGTCTGTCATCATCGCCAACACCTTCCTCGCCTACGTCATCGGCGTGAAGGAGTTGCAAAAGATCATGACCGATCCCATGAGCGCCCACCTCGGAGGCTTCCTCGCTATGATCGCGTTCTCATTCGTGTTCTATGCGGTGTTCGCCTTCTTCCGTGAGCAGGTGTGTACGGTGGTTTGTCCTTATGGCCGCCTGCAAAGCGTTCTGCTCGACAAGAATTCCGTGGTGGTTGCCTACGATTACGAACGCGGCGAGCCGCGGGGCAAATTTAAAAAAGAAGCGAACGACCTGGGGGATTGCATCGACTGCATGCAATGCGTCAACGTTTGCCCCACCGGCATCGACATCCGCAACGGCACGCAGCTGGAATGCGTGAACTGCACCGCCTGCATCGACGCCTGCAACTTCATGATGGAGAAGGTAGGCCGTCCGCAGGGGCTCATCCGCCTCGCTTCCGAAAACGGCATCGCGCAGAAGCAGCCGCTGCGGTATACGGGAAGATTGAAAGTCTATACCGTCATCTGCACCTTATTGCTCACCGCCATCACCTTCCTCCTCATCAGCCGCAAACCGGTGGATGGGTCTATCCTGCGGACGGCGGGAATGCTGTACCAGGAGCGCGGGCAAGACAGTGTGAGCAATCTCTACCGCATCAAACTTGTCAACAAAACATTGCAGGATGTACCGCTGGAACTCCGCATCGAAAGCGGCAGCGGGAAAGTGGAAGTGGTGGGGATGCCCATCCATGTGAAAGCGGAAGCGCAGGGCGAGGGCACGTTCTTTATCGTGCTGCCGCGTAGCGCCATCCTGGAAAGGAAATCCGTTTTAAAAGTGGGATTATATGAAAACGGCAAAAGGATCGGGGAAAAGAAGACCACCTTCCTCGGGCCCGTCAGCCAATAAAAACAAACTACTATGAACTGGGGTCATTCCATCATCATCGTATTCGTCCTCTTCGCCATAGGCATTCTTACGCTCGTCACCCGCAGCATGCAAACCCGCATCGACATGGTGACGCCCGATTACTACGCCGAAGAATTGAAATACCAGGCTACCATCGACGCGCGCAACAACACCGGCGCCCTTTCCGCTCCGGTGCGCGTGCAACAGCCCGGAGACACCATCGAGATCACGTTCCCCGGCGAGCTGAAAGGCGAGCCCCTGCAAGGGAAAGTGCATTTCTACCGTCCGTCGGATTCCCGGCGGGACATTACGCTGCCCCTGCAACTGGATGAAGCCGGCAGGCTGCTGGTAAGCCGTTCGCAGCTCGACCGTGGCCCATACCGCATCAAATTCCAGTGGCAGCACAACGGTAAAGATTATTTCCAGGAAACGCAATTCTACGTACAATGATGACCACCGCCATTACCGCCGCATGGCTGCTTTCCGCCCTGGGGCTGGGCTTCCTCGGCAGCTTCCACTGCATCGGGATGTGCGGGCCCATCGCCCTCACGCTGCCCGTTCAGCATTTGAGCGGCTGGCGGAAAATGGGCGGCATCCTGTTGTACAATGCCGGCAGGGTTACGACGTATATGTTGCTGGGCATGGCTTTCGGCTGGCTCGGGCAGCAGTTTTACCTGGGCGGATGGCAGCAGGGATTGTCGGTGGGCCTGGGCGTGTTGCTCCTCGCCGCCGTGCTCTTCGGCAAGCTGATGCCCAATATGAAGATCGGGTTCGTGCAGCGTTCGCTGGGCAAATTGCTGGCGCGCCGCAGCACCGGCACCTTGTATGCCATCGGGTTCCTGAACGGTTTTCTTCCCTGCGGAATGGTGTATATGGCCATCGCGGGGGCGGTAGCGTCGGGGAGCGTGTGGGGCGGGGCCTTGTTTATGGGGGCGTTTGGCGCGGGCACTTTACCTGCCATGGCGGCCGTTTCGTGGTTCAGCCAGCTCCTGGGGATGAAGGGGCGCCTCACCGTACGCCGCGCCATGCCTTATGTGATGGGCCTGATGGCCGTGTTGCTGATTCTCCGGGGATTGAACCTCGGCATCCCGTATGTTAGCCCGGAGATGCACCCGCATGCTGTACAAGCGGAAAAAGTGATTGAAAAATGTTGTCATAAATAGAGCGTCATGACTACCACCATGTTGAAAAAATACCAGGTCGCCGCACCGCGATATACGAGCTATCCAACCGTCCCGTATTGGGAAACCGGCGCATTCAAGGAGACCGAATGGCTGGACGGGCTCGCGCCTTCTTTCGCCTCGCTGAACAATGAAGACGGTATCAGCCTCTACATCCACCTTCCTTTCTGCGAGCGGCTCTGCACTTACTGCGGCTGCAATAAATATATCACCGTCAACCACGACCACGAAATTCCTTACATCAACACCATCCTGCAAGAGTGGGATCTTTACCTGCAACATTTCCCGGAGCGCCCGCGCATCCGCGAAGTGCACCTGGGCGGAGGCACACCCACTTTCTTCAGCCCCGCCAACCTCACCCGCCTCATGCAAGCCATCTTCGCCACGGCCGACGTGCTGCCCGGCGCGGAACACAGCTTCGAAGGGCACCCCAACAACACTACCGAAGCGCATATGCAGGCGCTCTACGACCTCGGCTTCCGCCGGATGAGCCTCGGTATCCAGGACCTCGACCTGAACGTCCAAACCATCATCAACCGCATCCAACCTTTCGAAAACGTCCGCAATTGCGTCGACATCGCACGCCGGATCGGATATGATTCCATCAACTTCGACCTTATCTACGGCCTGCCCCTGCAAACGCCCGACAGCATACGCAATACCTTCACGCAGTGCATGCACCTGCTCCCCGAACGCATTTCCTTCTACAGCTACGCCCACGTGCCCTGGATCAAAGGCAACGGGCAACGGCTCTTCAGTGAAAAAGACCTGCCCACCGGCGACCAGAAACGCGCGCTGTACGAACTGGGAAAATCCATCCTCGAAAATTACTTCTACAAAGAAATCGGCATGGACCACTTCGCCCTGCCCGACGACAAACTGTTCCAAGCGGCGGCCAACGGCAGCCTGCACCGCAATTTCATGGGATACACCGACCATCGCACTTCCCTCCTGATCGGCCTGGGCGTTTCCGCGATCAGCGATACCGGTAATGCATACACGCAAAATGAGAAATCCCTGTCTGCCTATCAGGAAAAAGTCCGCCAGGGGAAACTCCCCGTGTTCCGCGGACATATGCTTACGAAAGAAGACCTCCGGCTCCGCAACCACATTCTGAACCTCATGTGCCGCTTCGAAACCAGCTGGGACCGCCAGGACGCCAACTGCGACGCCATCTCCGAAAGCCTCCAGCGCCTGCAGGAACTGGAACACGACGGACTGGTGGAAGTGCATCCCGGCAAAGTGGTGGTCACCGAAAAAGGAAAGCCATACATACGCAATATATGTATGGCTTTCGATGCCCGGTTGTGGCGGAACGTGCCGCAATCACAGCTGTTCAGCAACGCGGTCTGATCAGATTTTATCCAGCGGCCGGCGCTTCTCTTCCTTCAGTTGTTTGAAATGACTCGGCGTAAGCCCCGTCACCTTCTTGAACTGGCCGGAGAGATGCGCCACGCTGCTGTAACCCAGCTTCCAGGCGATTTCGCTCAGCGTCAGCTCGCCGTATACCAGCAATTCCTTCACCCTTTCTATTTTCTGCTGGATGATGAACTGCTCGATCGTGGAATTCTCCGTTTCAGAAAACAGTTTGCTCAGCAGGTGATAATCTTTCTGCAACTTCTGCGACAGCAGCGTGGAAAAATTTTCATTCATCTCATCCAGCTCGCCGTAATGCACGGTTTCGATGACGAAATTCTTGATGGCTTCCACCGTTTGCGCCTTGCGGTCGTCCAGCAGCAGGAATCCTTCTTCCTCCAAAGCTTTCGCGATGCGCGCGGAGGCTTCAGCATCGGGTGCGGTTGCGAGAACGGCTTTCCCCAACGTCACATCATTCACTACCTGTCCTTCGTGTTCCAGCACATACCGCACCATTTTGATGCAACGCGGACAAACCATGTTTTTGATATGTAATACCGTGCTCATGCTATTTTTTGAAGATGTTATACAAATTGTATTCGTAACGAACGAGGAAACTCTGATCGGCCATCCGGGTCATATCACCGAATAACTGCGTGCGGTAACCCAGGTCCACGCGTGAATTGCTGTTGATGATAAATTGCACCGCCGGCGCCACGTCCACGTAATAACCGCTGCGGTATGGGTCGAGGTTCGATTTGCCGAGGAGCTCCACGTACAGGTTCACGTTCGTCTGCCTGTAGCTTTTATACTTCCTGGGCAACAAGAGGTAACCGGCCGACAGCGTGTAATTCAGCGCGCTGCGCGACACGTACGGCAAATTGTGCCGCGTGTTGTTCATATACCGTTCGTAAGCCAGGCTGCCGGACACGGCCAGCTTGTGCACCAGCTGCGTGGCCACGATGCCCGCACTCACACCGGACGTCATCCCGTCGAGATCGAGGTCCTGGTTGTTGAATGCCGGAGCGTTGTGATCATGGTTGCCGTCCATTGGCGGCGTGTAGGGATTGTTGATGATGGAACCTTTTGCGAAGGCGGCCATCCGGAAATGGGATTGCACATCATCGACGGAAAGGAACCTGTATTTGGCGTACAACTGCGCACCTTCGGCCCTGAAGCGGTTTTCCATCACGTTGGAGAAAAATCCGCTGGCATGTACCATAAGCTTTTTGCTGATGCCGAACATCAGTTCCGGTTGCAGGCGGTAGCCGGTGTAGCTGTCGTGGTCGAGGGGATAGCATTTATTGGTCACGCGAACGCCGAACGAGTTGGCGGGCATGTTGCTGGCGGGCTCGGTGTTGACGTACAGTTCCTGCGCCTGCACCGTCAGCCCCGCGCTTGCGAGCGCGAGGATGATACTAATTTTTTTCAGCATGTGCGGCGGTTAAATGGTGACGTGATAAACCCTGTTGCCGGCGCCTTTCTTTTCCTGGCTGCAGCAAGCTTCCATGAAGCCGGTGTTGATGCAGTTCATTTTGGTGAGGGCGCTGTACTTTTTAAAGGATTTGGAGGGCAGAAAATCGCGGTCGATGACGGTCACGTCTTTTTCGCCGCTCAGGGTCTGCGGTTTCACGTTCACGAAGTGCAGGGTTTGCCCGGCGAAGGGAATGTGGGCGTCGTTCTCGACTTTCACGTTGTTGAAGTCTGCCGTCATCACCAGTTTCCCTATGGAGAATCCGGCGCCTTCCACTTTCTGGCGAATCTGGTCGATATTGACGTTGGCGCCGGGTTTGAAATGGAGGATGAAGGTGGTGGCGTTGAGGTCGGTGTCGATCTTGTCGACGAAAGACAGTGTTTTGAGGGCTTTCTGCGTGGCGTTGGAGCACATGGCGCAGGTGAGGCCGGCGGCCTGGAGGGAAGCTTTTTTATATTGTTGCGCGGATGCGGAGAACGTAATGCCGGTCAGCGCCAGCGCGAAGAGAATCGTTTTCATTTTTCCTGGATTTGAGGCCCGGGGGCCGGTTGAATATGCTAATAGTTCAATAATGGTGTCTTGAGGAAGACGCCATATCAAATCAGGAAGAGACAGAATTGTTTGTAAAGGGGAATGCCGGTTGGCGGCGGGGCGTTGATGGGCGCCCAAACGGTAAACGCGGGCGAAACGGCGGCAATGGCCTGCCAGTCGGGTTGCAGCACCATCAAAACGGCGGGTGAAGGGGCCGGAAGGTTCGTCCCGGCTTTGGCGGCCTGGTGGGAGTCGTCGTATTTCACGAAGTGGGCTTCGTCTTTACAGCAATCCCCTTTCACCGGCATGCCGCATTTATTGCAGCCTTCGTCATGGGTATCGTGCAAATCCACCGAAGCCAATTCCCCCATACAGTAATGCACATTCACACTGAACCCGCTGGTAATCAGCGTGTACAGCCCTGCAATGCATATGGTAAGGAATTTCTTCATATTACAAAGTTACGCTTTTTTCCGGCAACGGGCCATCAGTTTACGAACCACCAGCGCAGGCCCACCCGGATACCAAAGTTGTTCGACGGGTACAGGGGGAAACAAAGTTGTTGTCCCATACCAGCGAGTTCAGGTTTTCGCCTCGGACGTAGGCCGACAGCGATTTGATCCGGAAATGCACGAAAGCGGCCACGTCGGGCATATTGGAAATCTGCTGCACGTTCTGGTAGAAGAACTGACCGAGAACGGGGGAATATTCGTCCGCATAGTACGGCGTATTGTATTTGCCTTCCAGGCCGGTGTAGAGATTCAGGTTTTTGAAGAGCTTGGCGGTGTATGCCACGCGGAGGCGCGCCCATACCGTGGGCAGCTGCAGGGGCGCGGTGCCCGCCAGCTGCTGGAAGGCCACGTCGCCGTCGAAAGTGAAGCTTCTCACATCGATGCGTTTGTAGGCCACGAGCTGGAGGAGGTTGAACAACCCGCTGTTCTGGGCGCTTTCGGTGAAGCTTTTGAAGTAGGTGTAATTGGTGTACAGGAAATAGTTGGCAGAGAGGTTGTACTTCCCTTTTTTATTGTCTGCCCTCAACTGCACCTGCGTGATATTTTCTTTACTGAGGCTGTTGTTGGACCACTCTTCACCGTAGCGGGTACCGAAGTAGCGGTACACGTACGACGGTTCGCGGTTCACGTTGTTGACCATGAGGCTTACATTGCCGAGGGTTTCGTTGAGATAGCGGCTCAGGCGGCCGTAGGCCGAGAAGTCGCCGGCGTTCTCGCCGATGGGATAGAGCTCGCCTTTGGCCTGGAGGTCCCAGCGTTGGTTGCGGGTTTTATTCCGGTATTCGCCATGGAGGCGCAGGTTGGTGAAAGATTCCTCTCTCAGCTCGCTTCCCTGGAATTGTCCTTTGATGATCTCGAAGGCCGCGCCCACGCGGATGAAGTGCGCCTGGTTCCCGCGCATGGGGAACTGCATGAGCGAGATGTCGTTGCTGAACACGCGCCAGCGGTGGCGGGTGCGCAGGGTATCCGGATTGTTCAGCGGTACTGTGAGATTATAGAAAGTGCGGTAGTACAGCGAATCAGGCGCCGCATCCTGGAAGCGGTAGGTGTTTTCGGTGTAAGTAAGCGTATGCTCCACGCGGAACACCGGGTCGAACTTGTAGTACTGGGTGGTATCGTTCACATGCACCGTGTCGCCGTGGCCCCAGTCGTATTGCTGGCGAACGAGGATGCTGGCGTCCTGGTTATAGCTTTTGGTGGGGATGTTGGTGTTGAGAAGTCCTCCGAGGCCGGGGTTGTTGCCACCCAGGCGTACGGGCACGAGGCGCCGGTCTTTGTTGTCCGGGTCGCTCAGGTCCGCGGGGTCCATCACACCGCCGTTTTCGCCGCCATTGATTTTATTGAGGTAATAGCTGAGGTAGAGGTGATAGCGTTTGTCCTGGCTGTTGTAATTGGCCGTTACATTATAGGTATC
Above is a genomic segment from Chitinophaga pollutisoli containing:
- a CDS encoding HYC_CC_PP family protein translates to MKKFLTICIAGLYTLITSGFSVNVHYCMGELASVDLHDTHDEGCNKCGMPVKGDCCKDEAHFVKYDDSHQAAKAGTNLPAPSPAVLMVLQPDWQAIAAVSPAFTVWAPINAPPPTGIPLYKQFCLFLI
- a CDS encoding putative porin — its product is MRQFSILFFLLVCTGTALKAQFNTGRLPGRGMGGGGNTSMQRDTTKHDHEPDTLTLRYRFLDEPTDFTIDSTIADFSLNYLGFPSTYMTLGNNGNAARNLVFTPRMLPGFDPGFHAYDVYAFNHQNAKFYNTNRPFSELWYLIGAKQEQMINVQHTQNRGEKFNFSFQYRKVNSPGFFQNQATNHDTYNVTANYNSQDKRYHLYLSYYLNKINGGENGGVMDPADLSDPDNKDRRLVPVRLGGNNPGLGGLLNTNIPTKSYNQDASILVRQQYDWGHGDTVHVNDTTQYYKFDPVFRVEHTLTYTENTYRFQDAAPDSLYYRTFYNLTVPLNNPDTLRTRHRWRVFSNDISLMQFPMRGNQAHFIRVGAAFEIIKGQFQGSELREESFTNLRLHGEYRNKTRNQRWDLQAKGELYPIGENAGDFSAYGRLSRYLNETLGNVSLMVNNVNREPSYVYRYFGTRYGEEWSNNSLSKENITQVQLRADNKKGKYNLSANYFLYTNYTYFKSFTESAQNSGLFNLLQLVAYKRIDVRSFTFDGDVAFQQLAGTAPLQLPTVWARLRVAYTAKLFKNLNLYTGLEGKYNTPYYADEYSPVLGQFFYQNVQQISNMPDVAAFVHFRIKSLSAYVRGENLNSLVWDNNFVSPCTRRTTLVSGWACAGGS